One segment of Nocardioides sp. QY071 DNA contains the following:
- a CDS encoding ATP-dependent acyl-CoA ligase translates to MSLHVQRCRGCGEHLFPRRLLCPGCGHQDFADVHVERGRVVASTQTADGTTLLTVVCEGDLHVVARLVGAPEDLPLQRELPLTTSPTAPGPAAYVPDPTHAGADDGDDPRRLPRDTPLRECTVPGMLVARAALTPEAPLLVCGDVRRTAAEMVEAVARAAGALSARGVAAGDRVAFLVSNRVELLDVVLGSAWLGAVAVPINTAARGTQLHHILANSQARLLVVEADIETHLDDLPPLPDLEARWVLGEQTEPMGEPVPPAAAAPGDPAAILYTSGTTGVSKGVICPHAQFWWWGNNVSDQIGIQPDDVLHTCLPLFHTNALNAFSQAVVSGATYVLGGRFSASRFWTQMAESGATVTYLLGAMVGILDSQPPSDRDRAHRVRLALSPATPGRLLRPFRDRFGVALLDGYGSTETNAVVATRLGEERPGYVGTLQPGFRMRVVDADGADVPPGTPGELLLRSDQPFAFASGYFRMPEATAAAWQDLWFHSGDRVCVEPDGSIRFVDRIKDVIRRRGENISSLEVEDVLRAHPAIAEVAVYAVDSELGEDEVMAAVVVKDGADLDFEELVTFCGPRLAAYAIPRFLVRLDALPLTENGKVRKPELRSRGTDGAWDRQPPRPTAPHSAPTERTSHA, encoded by the coding sequence ATGAGCCTCCACGTCCAGCGCTGCCGCGGCTGCGGCGAGCACCTCTTCCCCCGCCGCCTGCTGTGCCCCGGCTGCGGGCACCAGGACTTCGCCGACGTGCACGTCGAGCGGGGTCGCGTCGTCGCCTCGACGCAGACCGCCGACGGCACGACGCTGCTCACCGTCGTGTGCGAGGGCGACCTCCACGTCGTGGCGCGACTGGTCGGAGCTCCCGAGGACCTTCCCCTGCAACGGGAGCTGCCGCTCACGACGTCCCCGACCGCGCCGGGCCCTGCCGCCTACGTCCCCGACCCCACGCACGCAGGCGCAGACGACGGCGACGATCCCCGCCGACTCCCGCGGGACACGCCGCTGCGCGAGTGCACGGTCCCGGGCATGCTGGTCGCCCGGGCGGCCCTGACGCCGGAGGCTCCCCTTCTCGTGTGCGGAGACGTGCGCCGCACCGCTGCCGAGATGGTCGAGGCCGTCGCGCGTGCAGCGGGCGCCCTGTCGGCGCGGGGGGTCGCCGCGGGGGACCGGGTCGCCTTCCTCGTCTCGAACCGGGTGGAGCTGCTCGACGTCGTGCTGGGCTCGGCCTGGCTGGGAGCAGTCGCGGTGCCGATCAACACCGCCGCGCGCGGGACCCAATTGCACCACATCCTCGCCAACTCCCAGGCTCGGCTCCTGGTCGTCGAGGCCGACATCGAGACACACCTCGACGACCTCCCGCCGCTGCCGGACCTCGAGGCGCGGTGGGTCCTGGGCGAGCAGACCGAGCCGATGGGCGAGCCCGTGCCACCCGCAGCCGCGGCGCCCGGCGACCCGGCCGCGATCCTCTACACCTCGGGCACGACCGGCGTCTCCAAGGGAGTCATCTGCCCGCACGCGCAGTTCTGGTGGTGGGGCAACAACGTGAGCGACCAGATCGGCATCCAGCCCGACGACGTGCTCCACACCTGCCTCCCACTCTTCCACACCAACGCCCTCAACGCCTTCAGCCAGGCCGTCGTGAGCGGCGCGACCTACGTGCTGGGCGGTCGCTTCTCGGCGTCTCGCTTCTGGACGCAGATGGCGGAGAGCGGCGCAACGGTGACGTACCTGCTCGGCGCGATGGTCGGCATCCTCGACAGCCAGCCGCCGTCGGACCGCGATCGCGCCCACCGGGTGCGGCTCGCGCTGTCACCGGCGACTCCCGGCCGCCTCCTGCGGCCATTCCGCGATCGCTTCGGTGTCGCCCTTCTCGACGGCTACGGCTCGACCGAGACCAACGCGGTGGTGGCCACCCGGCTCGGCGAGGAACGACCCGGGTATGTCGGGACGCTGCAGCCGGGCTTCCGGATGCGGGTGGTCGACGCCGACGGCGCTGACGTACCGCCGGGCACCCCGGGCGAGCTGCTGCTGCGAAGCGACCAGCCCTTCGCCTTCGCCTCCGGATACTTCCGGATGCCCGAGGCGACCGCGGCTGCCTGGCAGGACCTGTGGTTCCACAGCGGCGACCGCGTGTGCGTCGAGCCGGACGGGTCCATCCGCTTCGTCGACCGCATCAAGGACGTGATCAGGCGTCGCGGCGAGAACATCTCCTCCCTCGAGGTCGAGGACGTGCTGCGCGCCCACCCCGCGATCGCGGAGGTGGCGGTGTACGCCGTCGACTCCGAGCTCGGCGAGGACGAGGTCATGGCGGCGGTCGTCGTGAAGGACGGCGCAGACCTCGACTTCGAGGAGCTGGTCACGTTCTGCGGACCACGCCTCGCGGCGTACGCGATCCCCCGGTTCCTCGTCCGGCTCGACGCCCTCCCGCTGACGGAGAACGGCAAGGTCCGCAAGCCGGAGCTCCGCAGCCGCGGGACCGACGGCGCCTGGGACCGCCAGCCACCTCGCCCGACGGCTCCCCACTCGGCCCCCACAGAACGGACATCCCATGCGTGA
- a CDS encoding thiolase family protein, whose product MSHPHRDHVAIVGAAESPYTRHPSAGTTTAGVLRDAVVRALRDAGLEPRDVDGLGVASFTLGPDHAIDLAWRLGLNLRWLMQDTNGGASAGGMLQHAVRAVEAGDASVVVLVAGDAMDNAAHTRLVKAYNQATVDHLADLPMTGPNALFAMLTQRQMAAWQLDRRDYGDLVVAQRAWAGLNEGAVYRSPMTLEQYLEAPLVASPLGRFDCVPPVTGADAIVVTSEERATGRRARVLAVTTSYNADNQSGDGIETAVARCAPAAWDQAGVAPADADVISVYDDYPAMVLSQLVDLGVARPEAIQGLITEKIATRRLPVNTSGGQLSAGQAGAAGGMHGVVEVVQQLRGRASGRQVDARIGVVTGYGMVLYRHGSCGNVAVLEAVA is encoded by the coding sequence ATGTCCCACCCCCACCGCGACCACGTCGCGATAGTCGGCGCCGCCGAGTCGCCGTACACCCGTCACCCCAGCGCGGGCACCACGACCGCCGGAGTCCTGCGCGACGCGGTGGTCCGCGCCCTGCGTGACGCGGGCCTCGAGCCGCGCGACGTGGACGGGCTCGGTGTCGCCAGCTTCACCCTCGGCCCGGACCACGCCATCGACCTCGCCTGGCGGCTGGGCCTCAACCTCCGCTGGCTCATGCAGGACACCAACGGCGGTGCGAGTGCCGGAGGGATGCTGCAGCACGCGGTACGCGCGGTCGAGGCCGGCGACGCGTCGGTCGTCGTGCTGGTCGCCGGCGACGCGATGGACAACGCAGCGCACACCCGGCTGGTCAAGGCCTACAACCAGGCGACGGTCGACCACCTGGCCGACCTGCCGATGACGGGTCCGAACGCCCTCTTCGCGATGCTGACCCAGCGGCAGATGGCCGCGTGGCAGCTGGACCGGAGGGACTACGGCGACCTCGTCGTCGCCCAGCGCGCGTGGGCAGGGCTCAACGAGGGAGCCGTCTACCGCTCACCGATGACGCTGGAGCAGTACCTCGAGGCCCCGCTCGTCGCGTCCCCGCTCGGCCGCTTCGACTGCGTTCCGCCGGTGACCGGTGCGGATGCCATCGTGGTCACCAGCGAGGAGCGGGCCACCGGCCGCCGCGCCCGGGTGCTGGCGGTCACCACCTCCTACAACGCCGACAACCAGTCGGGTGACGGCATCGAGACCGCCGTCGCCCGCTGCGCCCCCGCTGCCTGGGACCAGGCAGGAGTGGCACCGGCCGACGCCGACGTGATCAGCGTGTACGACGACTACCCCGCCATGGTGCTGTCGCAGCTCGTCGACCTCGGCGTGGCCCGACCCGAAGCCATCCAGGGCCTCATCACCGAGAAGATCGCCACCCGGCGCCTGCCCGTCAACACCTCGGGCGGCCAGCTCTCCGCCGGCCAGGCAGGCGCGGCGGGCGGCATGCATGGCGTAGTCGAGGTCGTGCAGCAGCTGCGCGGGCGCGCGTCCGGCCGGCAGGTCGATGCACGTATCGGCGTCGTCACCGGCTACGGCATGGTGCTCTACCGGCACGGGTCCTGCGGCAACGTCGCGGTGCTGGAGGCGGTCGCATGA
- a CDS encoding ABC transporter substrate-binding protein, which produces MNLGTKRRLGVLALTLLLAGATTACGNDDAATADGLTKVTLSIPPVGDSLPVYDAIAKGYFADEGLDVELTPAANGATTINALVSGSTDLALVSYPSLITAKSSGIPVTIAAPAIAGTEEYAAGLYVLADSEIQKPADMVGKKMATPSLGSVGDIWFRGVLLQEGLDPDSVTFVEIPQANMAAALEAGDVDGIFQTEPTLSATQAKLDVRLVGYQEGPQGLFATSEKYLGDKPDVVSGFRAALAKAVDDIEADPHGVAEAMMPKYTEMSADVAAKMRLPHYQVDFDAAGVQKVIDLMVEVGLLKDSIDAGDLYKDAS; this is translated from the coding sequence ATGAACCTGGGCACCAAGCGACGACTTGGCGTGCTTGCGCTCACGCTGCTGCTGGCGGGCGCGACCACCGCCTGCGGCAACGACGACGCAGCCACCGCCGACGGCCTCACCAAGGTCACGCTCTCCATCCCCCCGGTCGGCGACTCGCTGCCGGTGTACGACGCCATCGCGAAGGGCTACTTCGCCGACGAGGGACTCGACGTCGAGCTCACCCCCGCCGCGAACGGCGCCACCACCATCAACGCCCTCGTCTCCGGGAGCACCGACCTGGCCCTGGTGTCCTACCCCTCGCTGATCACGGCCAAGTCCTCCGGCATCCCGGTCACCATCGCCGCACCCGCGATCGCCGGGACGGAGGAGTACGCGGCCGGCCTCTATGTCCTGGCCGACTCCGAAATCCAGAAGCCCGCCGACATGGTCGGCAAGAAGATGGCGACCCCGTCCTTGGGCTCGGTCGGCGACATCTGGTTCCGCGGCGTGCTGCTGCAAGAGGGCCTCGACCCCGACAGCGTCACCTTCGTGGAGATTCCCCAGGCCAACATGGCCGCCGCCCTCGAGGCCGGCGACGTCGACGGCATCTTCCAGACCGAGCCGACCCTCAGCGCCACCCAGGCCAAGCTCGACGTCCGCCTCGTCGGCTACCAGGAGGGACCGCAGGGCCTGTTCGCGACCTCCGAGAAGTACCTGGGCGACAAGCCCGACGTCGTTTCTGGCTTCCGCGCCGCGCTCGCCAAGGCGGTCGACGACATCGAGGCCGACCCCCACGGCGTGGCAGAGGCGATGATGCCGAAGTACACCGAGATGAGCGCGGACGTCGCCGCCAAGATGCGGCTCCCGCACTACCAGGTCGACTTCGACGCCGCGGGCGTGCAGAAGGTCATCGACCTGATGGTCGAGGTCGGCCTGCTCAAGGACTCCATCGACGCCGGCGACCTCTACAAGGACGCCAGCTGA
- a CDS encoding ABC transporter ATP-binding protein produces the protein MSHALLEVADLRHTYRTRQGDQTVLDGVNFEVRRGEFASIVGPSGCGKTTLLRTLSGLLRPTHGTISLSGEVITGVPQGLAMVFQDYRASLFPWRRVGANVEFPLLGRVPKAERRARTAESLAAVGLADAADKYPWQLSGGMQQRVAIARALAMRPELLLMDEPFASVDAQTRSDLEDLLLRVREQFDVTILFVTHDVDESVYLSTRVLSLSKAPTVMTADVPVPLAFPRDQIRTRENPSFVETRSEVARLIRQACPGGLSTAEAPH, from the coding sequence ATGTCCCACGCACTCCTCGAGGTCGCCGACCTCCGCCACACCTACCGCACTCGCCAAGGCGACCAGACAGTCCTCGACGGCGTCAACTTCGAGGTCCGGCGCGGCGAGTTCGCCTCAATCGTCGGCCCTTCCGGCTGCGGCAAGACCACCCTGCTGCGCACCCTCTCAGGCCTGCTCCGGCCCACGCACGGGACGATCTCGCTGTCAGGGGAAGTCATCACCGGCGTTCCCCAGGGCCTCGCGATGGTCTTCCAAGACTACCGGGCGTCGCTGTTCCCCTGGCGACGTGTCGGGGCCAACGTGGAGTTCCCCCTCCTGGGCCGAGTCCCCAAGGCCGAGCGGCGTGCCCGGACAGCCGAGTCGCTGGCCGCGGTCGGCCTGGCCGACGCCGCCGACAAGTACCCGTGGCAGCTCTCCGGCGGCATGCAGCAGCGTGTCGCCATCGCCCGGGCCCTGGCGATGCGCCCCGAGCTCCTCCTGATGGACGAGCCGTTCGCCTCGGTCGACGCGCAGACGCGCTCCGACCTGGAAGACCTGCTGCTCCGCGTGCGGGAGCAGTTCGACGTGACGATCCTCTTCGTCACCCATGACGTGGACGAGAGCGTCTACCTCAGCACTCGGGTGCTGTCCCTCAGCAAGGCGCCGACCGTCATGACGGCCGACGTCCCCGTCCCGCTCGCCTTCCCGCGGGACCAGATCCGCACCCGAGAGAACCCGTCCTTCGTGGAAACGAGAAGCGAGGTAGCCCGACTGATCCGACAGGCGTGTCCCGGTGGCCTGTCCACCGCAGAAGCCCCTCACTGA
- a CDS encoding ABC transporter permease subunit: MNTSVTGNERILRIAVGWGAAVVLLVAWQLATARSESLFFPTPLEIFSDVRERWLSDGLSGGIVTDAFFVDITPSLRRLLIGLAIAWSVGITLGVLLGRVPVVAHTVEPILHFMRALPGPVLLPLALVLVGTGTTMRVSLIAFGAVWPVLFNTYSAVRRVAEGYIETARVARVSRVRVLFQVILPAASSGIFAGIRVSTSLGIILLIASELVAASDGIGFGLTQAQRSFQFLPMWSFIVALSLLGYLSNLILTGVESGVMRWHRLQMSVQD; the protein is encoded by the coding sequence GTGAACACCTCTGTCACCGGGAACGAGCGGATCCTCCGGATTGCCGTGGGCTGGGGCGCCGCCGTCGTTCTGCTCGTCGCCTGGCAGCTCGCCACCGCACGCTCGGAGTCGCTGTTCTTCCCGACACCGCTGGAGATCTTCAGCGACGTACGGGAGCGGTGGCTCTCCGACGGCCTCTCCGGCGGCATCGTGACCGACGCCTTCTTCGTCGACATCACGCCGAGCCTCCGCCGGCTCCTGATCGGCCTGGCGATCGCGTGGTCGGTCGGCATCACCCTCGGTGTGCTCCTCGGGCGGGTCCCGGTGGTCGCCCACACCGTCGAGCCGATCCTGCACTTCATGCGCGCGCTGCCGGGTCCCGTGCTCCTCCCGCTGGCGCTCGTGCTGGTCGGGACCGGAACGACGATGCGGGTCTCGCTGATCGCCTTCGGCGCCGTGTGGCCGGTCCTCTTCAACACCTACAGCGCCGTACGACGAGTGGCGGAGGGCTACATCGAGACGGCTCGGGTGGCGCGGGTGTCACGTGTCCGGGTCCTGTTCCAGGTGATCCTGCCCGCAGCCAGCTCGGGCATCTTCGCCGGGATCCGCGTCTCGACGTCGCTGGGCATCATCCTGCTGATCGCCTCCGAGCTGGTCGCCGCTTCCGACGGCATCGGGTTCGGCCTGACCCAGGCCCAACGCTCCTTCCAGTTCCTACCCATGTGGTCGTTCATCGTCGCCCTGTCGCTGCTCGGCTACCTCTCCAACCTCATCCTCACGGGGGTCGAGTCCGGCGTCATGCGCTGGCACCGCCTCCAGATGTCCGTCCAGGACTGA
- a CDS encoding ABC transporter permease subunit has product MESRQPAVLTATEKVGVGTRTTVVSARPRRRVLRSDRSVERAVIAGRGTAGVVGFLALWEVVARYDLLPRDVLPAASTTVASAAELVGDPVFLDQIGATLWAAFVGLALAIAIAVPAGLVLGLSDRLHAATATVVELLRPLPPVGLVPLLVLVVGQGLEMKAAVVALGCVWPLLINTIHGVHSTDGTARATARSFGWSRRTVALRVVWPSAVPSVLTGVRITASVALILCVGAEFIGGSRDGLGSWLLQQSMLPGGIDTVCAGVVVAGVLGLLVNAVVTALERRFAGWAHREDS; this is encoded by the coding sequence ATGGAGAGCAGGCAGCCAGCGGTGCTGACCGCCACCGAGAAGGTCGGCGTGGGGACACGTACGACCGTCGTCAGCGCACGCCCTCGAAGGCGGGTGCTGCGCAGCGACCGAAGCGTCGAACGCGCCGTCATCGCAGGACGCGGCACGGCCGGGGTCGTGGGATTCCTCGCCCTGTGGGAGGTGGTCGCCCGGTACGACCTGCTTCCCCGCGACGTGCTTCCGGCGGCGTCGACGACGGTGGCCAGTGCGGCCGAGCTCGTCGGCGACCCGGTCTTCCTCGACCAGATCGGCGCCACGTTGTGGGCGGCCTTCGTCGGCCTCGCCCTGGCGATCGCGATCGCCGTGCCGGCGGGACTGGTGCTCGGGCTGTCCGACCGGCTGCATGCCGCCACGGCCACCGTGGTCGAGCTGCTCCGACCGCTGCCGCCCGTCGGCCTGGTTCCCCTGCTGGTGCTGGTCGTCGGCCAGGGTCTGGAGATGAAGGCGGCCGTCGTGGCCCTCGGATGCGTCTGGCCCTTGCTCATCAACACCATCCACGGCGTGCACTCGACGGATGGAACGGCGCGGGCCACCGCTCGCTCGTTCGGGTGGTCGCGGCGCACCGTCGCCCTCCGCGTCGTGTGGCCCTCGGCCGTGCCGTCGGTCCTGACCGGCGTGCGGATCACGGCCTCCGTGGCCCTCATCCTCTGCGTCGGTGCGGAGTTCATCGGCGGGAGCCGTGACGGGCTCGGCAGCTGGCTGCTCCAGCAGAGCATGCTCCCGGGCGGCATCGACACCGTCTGCGCGGGCGTCGTCGTCGCCGGCGTGCTCGGACTCCTCGTCAACGCCGTCGTCACGGCACTCGAACGCCGCTTCGCCGGCTGGGCACACCGGGAGGACTCGTGA
- a CDS encoding thiamine pyrophosphate-binding protein, giving the protein MLVREAIGEQLVDLGVRVAFGVVGSGNFHYTNALVAHGARFVAARHEGGAATMADGYARMSGEVAVLSLHQGCGYTNALTGIAEAAKSRTPLLVLTAEATEPTSNFFIDQAGMAEGAGAIAMRVRSPETALVDVARAYATCRNQQRTVVLNVPIDVQDMELPADARRRAFAPVGMPQPSPEDIARFVELIRSAERPVFVAGRGSRAEGAKEALRELAAVSGALLATSAVARGLFNDDPWGIDVSGGFSSPLTAELVSSADLVVGFGCALNMWTMRHGKLIGEHAKVVQVDIDPEAIGRNRDVDLGLWGGAAETARATTAALRETPRDDPGYRTSEVGERIRSSLRWNQVDFTDQTADGRIDPRTLSSELNRLLPSERIVSVDSGNFLGYPSMYLDVPDEYGFCFTQAFQSVGLGLATGLGAAIAQPTRLPVVGVGDGGFLMGITELETAVRLEVPLLVVIYNDAMYGAEVHHFGFDGPPLDAVVFPDSDLAAIARGHGCEAITVREAADLAPVKDWVSSGPTRPLVIDAKVLSREGSWWLQEAFGH; this is encoded by the coding sequence ATGCTGGTTCGTGAAGCGATCGGCGAGCAGCTCGTCGACCTCGGAGTCCGCGTCGCGTTCGGCGTCGTCGGCAGCGGCAACTTCCACTACACCAACGCGCTCGTGGCGCACGGCGCCCGGTTCGTGGCGGCCCGCCACGAGGGCGGAGCCGCCACGATGGCCGACGGCTACGCCCGCATGTCGGGCGAGGTGGCCGTCCTCTCCCTTCACCAGGGCTGCGGCTACACCAACGCGCTCACTGGCATCGCCGAAGCCGCCAAGAGCAGGACCCCGCTGCTCGTGCTGACCGCCGAGGCGACCGAGCCGACGTCCAACTTCTTCATCGACCAGGCCGGTATGGCCGAGGGTGCCGGAGCGATCGCCATGCGGGTCCGCTCCCCCGAGACCGCCCTGGTGGACGTCGCCCGCGCGTACGCCACCTGCAGGAACCAGCAGCGCACCGTGGTGCTCAACGTCCCCATCGACGTCCAGGACATGGAGCTGCCGGCCGATGCCCGTCGGCGCGCCTTCGCCCCCGTCGGTATGCCGCAGCCCTCACCCGAGGACATCGCCCGCTTCGTCGAGCTGATCCGCTCCGCCGAACGCCCGGTCTTCGTGGCCGGCCGCGGCAGCCGCGCGGAGGGCGCGAAGGAGGCCCTCCGCGAGCTGGCCGCCGTCTCGGGCGCACTGCTCGCCACATCAGCCGTCGCGCGAGGGCTCTTCAACGACGACCCCTGGGGCATCGACGTGTCCGGCGGCTTCAGCTCCCCTCTGACCGCCGAGCTGGTCAGCAGCGCTGACCTGGTCGTCGGCTTCGGATGCGCACTGAACATGTGGACGATGCGGCACGGCAAGCTGATCGGAGAGCACGCGAAGGTCGTCCAGGTCGACATCGACCCCGAGGCCATCGGCCGCAACCGCGACGTGGACCTCGGCCTGTGGGGTGGCGCGGCCGAGACCGCCCGCGCCACCACGGCGGCCCTGCGCGAGACACCCCGCGACGACCCGGGGTACCGGACGTCCGAGGTCGGTGAGCGCATCCGCTCCTCATTGCGCTGGAACCAGGTCGACTTCACCGACCAGACGGCGGACGGTCGGATCGATCCCCGGACCCTGTCGTCGGAGCTCAACCGGCTCCTGCCCAGCGAGCGCATCGTCTCGGTCGACTCCGGCAACTTCCTGGGTTACCCCAGCATGTACCTCGACGTCCCCGACGAGTACGGCTTCTGCTTCACGCAGGCCTTCCAGTCGGTCGGGCTGGGACTGGCCACCGGTCTGGGTGCAGCGATCGCCCAGCCCACCCGGCTGCCGGTCGTCGGTGTCGGGGACGGTGGGTTCCTGATGGGGATCACCGAGCTCGAGACCGCGGTCCGGCTCGAGGTGCCCCTCCTCGTGGTGATCTACAACGACGCCATGTACGGCGCCGAGGTGCACCACTTCGGATTCGACGGCCCGCCGCTGGACGCCGTGGTCTTCCCCGACAGCGACCTCGCCGCGATCGCGCGCGGCCACGGCTGCGAGGCGATCACCGTTCGCGAAGCCGCGGACCTGGCTCCGGTCAAGGACTGGGTCTCGTCCGGTCCGACCCGGCCGCTGGTCATCGACGCCAAGGTGCTCTCGCGCGAGGGCTCCTGGTGGCTGCAGGAGGCGTTCGGCCACTGA
- a CDS encoding cyclase family protein — protein MNPPASPASRPSDWSDALTSGAVSVVDLTAPLSSSTPVLPLPEGMAPIPRFELEELAKYDERGETSYQNGIHTGEHVGTHFDAPCHWVTGIEHGDVSQVPAQRLVGPAVVIDKTAEVAEDPDYLLTVEDVQGWESAHGKLPAGWLLYRTGWAARSHDQDLFLNADDSGPHTPGVTPECARWLAEETAIVGFGVETVGTDAGQAFGFEPAFPVHTHLLGADKYGITQLQNLHLLPVTGTLIVVAPLPIVGGSGSPARVLALVPGNASEVD, from the coding sequence ATGAATCCCCCGGCTTCTCCGGCCTCCCGGCCCTCGGACTGGAGCGACGCACTCACGTCCGGTGCCGTCAGCGTCGTCGACCTGACCGCCCCGCTCTCCTCCTCGACCCCGGTGCTCCCCCTCCCCGAGGGCATGGCGCCGATCCCGCGCTTCGAGCTGGAGGAGCTCGCCAAGTACGACGAGCGTGGCGAGACGTCGTACCAGAACGGCATCCACACCGGCGAGCACGTCGGCACCCACTTCGACGCCCCTTGCCACTGGGTGACGGGCATCGAGCACGGTGACGTCTCCCAGGTCCCGGCGCAGCGGCTGGTCGGGCCCGCGGTGGTCATCGACAAGACCGCCGAGGTCGCGGAGGATCCCGACTACCTGCTGACCGTCGAGGACGTCCAGGGCTGGGAGAGCGCGCACGGCAAGCTCCCGGCGGGGTGGCTCCTCTACCGCACCGGTTGGGCCGCCCGGTCCCACGACCAGGACCTGTTCCTGAACGCCGACGACAGCGGACCGCACACGCCCGGCGTGACGCCGGAGTGCGCCCGGTGGCTGGCGGAGGAGACCGCGATCGTCGGGTTCGGCGTCGAGACGGTCGGCACGGACGCGGGCCAGGCCTTCGGCTTCGAGCCGGCCTTCCCCGTGCACACCCACCTCCTCGGGGCCGACAAGTACGGCATCACCCAGCTGCAGAACCTGCACCTCCTGCCCGTGACGGGCACGTTGATCGTGGTCGCCCCACTTCCCATCGTCGGCGGGTCGGGCAGCCCTGCCCGCGTCCTCGCCCTGGTTCCCGGCAACGCCTCGGAGGTGGACTGA
- a CDS encoding LysR substrate-binding domain-containing protein → MENHQLFGGRLKLRHLVLLVTIADEGSFVKAAEALYVSQPAVTRSVREVEELIGVDLFVRGPRGVVPTPAGEILIERARSALGSLRRASEQIEEVRHGGPRPLRVGTNLAGAYALLPQAVVTLKQAHPEISISVVEGTAEVLATSLQRSELDLLVGRLDPGTYRGALHHIRLYDEAVRAVVRRGHPVLSTTPHLADLLPYPWILPLQPSTLRAELDEMFAAAGLASPRDITECSTLLTSREIVLQTDAIAPLPMLIGVRDDLLDMLPLHLDTVPRAIGITLPADRSVSREARLLVDALTETARLLAAELRNATGATRRTGPWV, encoded by the coding sequence ATGGAGAACCACCAGCTGTTCGGGGGTCGGTTGAAGCTGCGTCACCTCGTGCTCCTGGTGACCATCGCCGACGAGGGCTCCTTCGTGAAGGCTGCCGAGGCCCTCTATGTTTCGCAGCCGGCAGTCACGCGCAGTGTGCGGGAGGTCGAGGAGCTGATCGGCGTCGACCTGTTCGTGCGGGGACCCCGTGGCGTCGTCCCCACGCCCGCGGGCGAGATCCTGATCGAGCGAGCGAGGTCGGCCCTGGGCAGCCTGCGGCGTGCGTCGGAGCAGATCGAGGAGGTGCGGCACGGAGGACCGCGGCCGCTGCGGGTGGGGACCAACCTCGCCGGAGCGTATGCCCTCCTGCCGCAGGCCGTCGTGACGCTGAAGCAGGCCCATCCGGAGATCTCGATCTCCGTCGTGGAGGGCACGGCCGAGGTCCTGGCCACCAGCCTGCAACGCAGCGAGCTCGACCTGCTGGTGGGCCGGCTCGACCCCGGAACCTACCGCGGGGCCCTCCATCACATCCGGCTGTACGACGAAGCGGTGCGTGCCGTCGTACGTCGCGGCCACCCCGTCCTCTCGACGACCCCCCACCTGGCGGACCTGCTGCCCTACCCGTGGATCCTGCCGTTGCAGCCGAGCACGCTGCGCGCCGAGCTCGACGAGATGTTCGCGGCCGCGGGGCTCGCCTCCCCCCGTGACATCACCGAGTGCTCCACACTCCTCACCTCGCGCGAGATCGTCCTGCAGACCGACGCGATCGCGCCGCTGCCGATGCTGATCGGGGTGCGTGACGACCTACTGGACATGCTCCCGCTGCATCTCGACACCGTGCCGCGGGCGATCGGCATCACCCTTCCGGCCGACCGCTCGGTGAGTCGCGAGGCGCGGCTGCTGGTCGACGCGCTCACCGAGACCGCGCGCCTACTCGCCGCAGAGCTGCGCAATGCGACCGGGGCGACACGCCGGACCGGCCCCTGGGTGTAG
- the trpC gene encoding indole-3-glycerol phosphate synthase TrpC: protein MGRTVLDEIVAGVIEDLAVRRATASEADLRAALADAPARRDAMPHLRGASSSVIAEVKRSSPSKGELARIADPAALAREYAAGGAAAISVLTERRRFGGSLEDLQAVRAAVDIPILRKDFIVTEYQLLEARASGADLVLLMASCLPDDCLDRLHDAARELGLTVLLEVHDEAETERAVRLGAELIGVNARNLKTLEVDPGVLGRVAPLVPADRVLVAESSVRGPEDVQRFVNEGARAVLVGEALVVDDAPRQAVAAMTGLRRIV from the coding sequence GTGGGTCGAACGGTTCTCGACGAGATCGTGGCAGGGGTCATCGAGGACCTCGCGGTACGGAGGGCGACGGCGTCCGAGGCCGACCTGCGCGCGGCACTCGCGGACGCGCCCGCGCGGCGTGACGCGATGCCGCACCTGCGTGGTGCGAGCTCGAGTGTGATCGCAGAGGTGAAGCGGAGCAGCCCCAGCAAGGGTGAGCTGGCGCGCATCGCCGACCCCGCTGCCCTGGCCCGCGAGTACGCCGCGGGAGGCGCTGCCGCGATCAGCGTGCTGACCGAGCGCCGACGTTTCGGGGGCAGCCTGGAAGACCTGCAGGCGGTCCGGGCGGCGGTCGACATCCCCATCCTGCGCAAGGACTTCATCGTCACCGAGTACCAGTTGTTGGAGGCCCGTGCCTCGGGTGCCGACCTGGTCCTGCTGATGGCGTCCTGCCTCCCGGACGACTGTCTGGACCGCTTGCACGACGCTGCGCGCGAGCTCGGGCTCACGGTGCTGCTCGAGGTGCACGACGAGGCCGAGACCGAGCGTGCCGTCCGGCTGGGTGCCGAGCTGATCGGTGTCAACGCTCGGAACCTGAAGACACTCGAGGTCGATCCCGGCGTCCTCGGACGGGTCGCGCCGCTGGTTCCCGCGGACCGGGTGCTCGTTGCCGAGTCGAGCGTGCGCGGCCCCGAGGACGTCCAGCGATTCGTGAACGAGGGCGCCCGCGCGGTGCTGGTTGGTGAGGCCCTGGTCGTGGACGACGCACCGCGTCAGGCGGTGGCCGCGATGACGGGTTTGCGCCGGATCGTGTGA